The following are encoded in a window of Trichormus variabilis 0441 genomic DNA:
- a CDS encoding ATP-binding protein, protein MDKFLTDNLNGEIQSKLTQFKEYAVLHPQLARVDMLLMRAIREPAGFAHVLVYGPSGVGKTTMIRQIAKRLNENVAEQLPGISNSLSYRNGSGPPMPLLLLETRPPDGGVFNRADYYRTALKLLGEPFYERRMLIDIDAEQTWEKKGRGRTKTAQFNDSPELRHALEEAMTKRGVRAVILDEAQHLMKIGTGASAGKLLDQLDWIKSMTNVTGVLHILIGTYELLNFRNLSGQASRRGLDIHFPRYLYQNEQDRQDFQAALLALLMQVPMNVDVKELMQHWLYFYERSIGCVGVLKDWLIRAVAAALHDGHDTLSLERLHEHTLTLAQCERMALDTTEGEQKLSYMESRREHLWHLLQIGMGSTSVPKAAVDLSKGDNDVVASPPKSDKPTSRAKRTRKKPVRNSDDEATFTTPDETSIEPAPKKKQTRKKTKLADSSISEAPLKTNIIGTPTLEEKTLDEKATQQEMPKTPQKSSRRVGQRKPKRDTVGLE, encoded by the coding sequence GGCGAAATACAGTCGAAACTTACTCAGTTTAAGGAGTATGCAGTTTTACATCCCCAGTTAGCACGGGTAGATATGTTGTTGATGCGTGCGATTCGAGAACCCGCCGGATTTGCTCATGTGTTGGTTTATGGGCCAAGCGGTGTGGGCAAGACAACGATGATTCGGCAGATTGCTAAACGGTTAAATGAAAATGTAGCCGAACAGTTACCGGGTATATCCAATTCCTTAAGCTATCGTAACGGCTCTGGGCCCCCAATGCCGTTATTGCTGTTAGAAACACGACCACCGGATGGTGGAGTATTTAATCGGGCAGATTATTACCGCACTGCACTGAAACTTTTGGGAGAACCATTCTATGAGCGGCGGATGCTGATAGATATTGACGCGGAACAAACTTGGGAGAAGAAAGGGCGTGGGCGGACTAAAACAGCCCAGTTTAATGATTCGCCTGAACTGCGTCACGCATTAGAAGAAGCGATGACCAAACGTGGAGTGCGGGCGGTGATTTTGGATGAAGCACAGCACTTAATGAAGATTGGGACTGGCGCAAGTGCTGGTAAGCTTTTAGACCAGTTGGACTGGATTAAGTCCATGACCAATGTTACGGGAGTGCTACACATTCTGATTGGGACTTACGAACTGCTCAATTTCCGCAATTTAAGTGGTCAAGCATCCCGGCGGGGACTGGATATCCATTTTCCACGTTATTTGTATCAGAATGAACAAGACCGTCAGGATTTTCAAGCCGCATTATTGGCACTCCTAATGCAAGTACCTATGAATGTTGATGTCAAGGAGTTGATGCAGCATTGGCTTTACTTTTATGAGCGTTCCATTGGTTGTGTTGGGGTACTCAAGGACTGGCTTATCCGGGCTGTGGCAGCAGCGTTGCATGATGGTCACGATACTCTGAGTTTAGAACGACTGCATGAACATACGCTCACACTAGCCCAATGTGAACGTATGGCTTTGGATACCACTGAGGGTGAACAAAAACTCTCTTACATGGAAAGTCGCCGTGAACATTTGTGGCATTTGCTACAGATAGGTATGGGTTCGACCTCTGTACCAAAAGCTGCTGTGGATTTATCTAAGGGGGATAATGATGTAGTTGCATCGCCCCCAAAATCTGACAAACCAACGTCAAGAGCGAAACGAACTCGTAAAAAGCCTGTCAGGAATAGCGATGATGAAGCGACTTTTACAACACCAGATGAAACGTCTATAGAGCCAGCACCAAAGAAAAAACAAACTCGTAAGAAAACAAAACTTGCTGATTCTTCAATTAGTGAAGCACCACTAAAGACAAATATTATCGGCACTCCCACATTAGAAGAGAAGACACTAGATGAAAAAGCAACTCAACAGGAAATGCCTAAAACCCCTCAAAAGTCTTCCCGACGTGTTGGGCAACGCAAACCAAAACGAGATACTGTAGGACTTGAGTGA